The DNA sequence GACGCCGGCCCTGTGGACAGGGCTAGCCCAACTCACTCCTTGCTCCGCCTCCCGTGGCCAGTACACGGATTACTGCTCGACAGGAAGACCCGAGTTTCCCATCGTATCAGATTCATCCGCCACAGGTTGATCCACTGCAGGCGACGCGTTTTCCAACTCTGTCTCAGCGCTGTCTTCCACAGCCGGCTCTTCCGTCGCCGCACTGTTTTCCACAGCGGTCTCCGTCACTTCGGCCTGCGGTTCACCCGCCGGCGCATCCAACTGAGTGTAGAAGGCGTTCACTGACGCCCCGATGGTTTCCACCACCTGCGCATCAATGCCCGCGATCAACTCCAACTCCTCCGGAGTCATCGAACCCAACTTTTCGACCGTTCCGATGCCGCCCACCAACAACGACTCAAGCACCGGTTCCGGCAGATTGTGATCCAGCAGGACCGACAACGGAGTCCCGGCCGACAGCGCCGCCATGTGCGCTTCCACTTCCTGCCGCTTCTCTTCCTCGGTCTTGATGTCGATCCGCCAACCCAGCAGTTTCGCCGCCAGGCGAACGTTCTGGCCTTTCTTTCCAATCGCCAGCGACAACTGCGAGTCTTCCACGATCACTTCCATGTGCTTTTCCACGGAATCGATGATCGCCACTCGCGAAATCTTGGCGGGGCTCAGCGCGTGTGTGGCGAAAACCACCGGATCGTCGCTAAATTCAATAATGTCAATCTTTTCGCCGCGCAGTTCACGGATGATCGACTGGACGCGCATGCCCTTCATGCCCACGCAGGCGCCCACGCAATCCACATCCCGGTCACGGCTCAACACCGCGATCTTCGTCCGCTCGCCCGCTTCCCGGGCGCAGCCGCGAATCACGACAGTGCCGTCATAGATCTCCGGCACTTCCTGCTCGAACAGGCGCATCACCAGTTCGGGCGCGGCTCGCGATACGATCACACCCGAATTCTTACCGGTCTTGTCCACGCTCCGGATGACGGCGCGCACGCGTTCGCCCACCGAGAAGTTCTCCAGCCGCGATTGCTCTTTCTTCCCCAGTCGCGCTTCCGTCTTCCCGAGGTCAACCACCAGATCGGGGCCCTCCAGGCGCTTCACCGTGCAGTTCACCAGTTCGCCCACGCGGCCCGAATACTCCGCGAAGATGTTCTCTCGCTCCGCTTCCCTGACCTTTTGCAGAATCACCTGCTTGGCCGTCTGGGCGGAGATCCGGCCCAGGAGTTCCGTCGGCTTGGCGAAGCGGATCACGGCACCCACTTCCGCGGTCTTGTCGTAGCGGCGCGCCTCGGCCAGGCTCACTTCCTTGCCCGGATCCGTCACCGGATCGGCCACCACCTTCACCGAATAGATGATGATGTTGCCAGTCTTCTCATCCAGATCCGCCACCAGGTCGTCGGTGGACTTGAACTGTTTCCGCGCGGCCACAAGCATGGCGTCCTTCACCGCATCGAGCACGATCTGCGGATCGATGCCCTTCTCTTTGCTCAGGATTTCAATGGACTGATAAATGGATGCCAAGCTATACGCTCCCCTTCCGACTGATTGGCTGCCCTCCGACCGGGCACCTTCACCACTCGAATTTCAGATTTGCCTTTTCGATTTGTTCCATCCGGACCCGGATGGCTTTGTCTACACCCGTCTCGAGAACCACGCACCCGTCTTCGTAACCTGACAACACGCCGTCCCAGCGGCGCTGGTTCTCCACCGGCTCACGCAGCGACAGCCGCGCCTTCTTGCCGGCGAACCGGGTGAAATGCTCCGGACGGAAGAGTTTGCGTTCAACCCCAGGCGAACTCACTTCCAATTGGTAGGAGTCACCCGGGATGATGCTTTCCTCGTCGAGGATGGCGCCCACCTTATGCGAAATTAACTCGCAGTCGGCGTGCGACACGCCCTCCGGCTTATCAATGTAAATACGCAAAACCCGACTCTGGCCGGACCCCAGCAGTTCGAGCGACCACACCTCTAGCCCCTCGCGCTGCGCAGCGCGATTGGCGATTTCGGTGATCTTCTCGATCAGCGCTTCCCTGCTGCCCGCCATCTCGGTTCCTGTCTTGTTGAAACAGTAGCGACCAATAAAAAAGTGGGCTTTCGCCCACTTCCATGGTTCGCTAAATTTAAGTATACACCTTCGGTTCCGGTACGCCTAATCAAGGCTTCTGCTGGCGGTGCTGCTCCCTCAACACGTCCGGATCGTCCATCTTCGGTGATGGCTTGGGGTCGGCCGGGTCCTTCGCCGTCTCTGGAACGAAGATGTCGGGCTCCGGCCGGATGGGGTCAAAAGGCGAAAAATCGGGCGCGCTCGTAAAGCAGTCCGACAGGTCGGCTGCCGTCGCGTCATATAGATTCAACGGCGGGATCCCCAACAAACGGAAGGTTATCTTCAACAGCGCCGGGAAGCTCGCGTTGGTGCGCGAAGCGTAATTCCGGCGCGCAAACGGACCCGCCGCCAGGAACACTGTGCGGTGCGAATCCACATGATCCACCCCGCCTTGTGCGTCGTCCTCCGTAATGAACACCGTCATGCTGCGCCACCATTTCGTGCCGCTCAGATACTCCATGATCCGGCCTAGAGCGTAGTCATTGTCGGCGACATACGATGGCGCGACAGGATACCCGTCCTCCGGCCGCGGCTTCGCCATATGGTCGTTCGGCAGGTGAATGAAGATGAGACGTGGCAGATCGCGGCCCGGCTTCACATACAGCTCGTCGATCTCGCGGATGAATTGATCGGCTCGGAACTGGTCTGGAATGTTAGTGTTATAGCCCGGATAGGCCCTTGATGTGTTGCGGTAGAGCGGATCCGGAATCGGCATGTTCGTGAGGAATCGCGCGCCTGTCGGCTTCTCGCCGGGATCTTCCACATTGCCGGCCAGTTCGAAACCTTCCCCGAAATTCCGGAATGGGATGCCGTTGCGTTCCAGGTGGTGCCAGAGAGCCCCAGCCTCCAGTTGATCCTCCGGATGGACGCTCGAATTGCTGCCCGGATTCGACAGCCGCCCCGGCGCCGTCGTCGGGAAGCGGAACTCCTTCGGTGCCCCTGCCAGCGTGCTCTCCACCCACGTGTTTGGATACGACCCAACCAGCCAGTGGTGCCCGTCGACACTCACCTCGCTGTCTGCGTAAAAGTTGTCGCTGAAGGCGTATTTCGCCGCCAATGCATGATGATTCGGCGTGATGTTGTAGAACTTTTTGTCCAGCCGCGGCCGGAACGAACCGGGCTCCACCACCACCCAGCCCCGCCGCCCGAACCGCGCCAACTCCGGAGCTGTACGTAGCGGCCCCGTCGAATCGTCTTCAATATCGCCGAAGACCTCATCGAACGTCCGGTTCTCTTTGACGATGATCACGACGTGCCGGATCTCCATCGGCAGCGGCCGCGGTTCGCCGCGCGTCGCCACAAAGCCGTTCAGCGCCATCACCTTTTCGGTATAGATGGGCAGTACCCGGTTCAATGGCGACGGATAGACGCTGATCGCACCCGTCCTGATTTCGCCCTGGAAGCTTCGCTCCATCGGCCCCAGCTTCGTGGCGTTCGGACCCGTGCCAATTCCTTTGGCGCTGGCCACATACATCGTGCCGCGCTCCACTTGCACGGCCGTCGGAAACCAGCCCGAAGGCAGATGCGCCGTCAGCTTGCCCGTGGCCAGATCCACCACGCCAATCGCATTGATCCCTGCCTCGGCCACCAGCAAACGCCCGTTCGGAATGTCCAGGCCCAAGCCCACCGGCAGCACCCCGCGGTAAGCCTCCAATCCCGGAATGCGCAGCAGGATCTGTCCCGTCACCCGTAGCGACTGGGCGTCGATCATGGTGATCGAATCCTGGTTGCCATTCGAGACATAGATCGTCGTGCCGGTCATGGCAATACCCGACGGGCTTGACCCGCCCAACATGCCCGGCCCAAATGGCTCGCCGGTCCGGATGAACTTCTCCACTTTCGGCGCCGCCGCATCAGCGACATTCACCACGCACAGTGAGTTCGACTCCGGCACATTCGGATCGCCCAAACCGGGCACGTCCACCTCACCGGCGCCTGTCTGCCTCTTCACGCCCTTTTCGGCTTCCGCCGATGGGAATCCGGACGCGGGAAAGGGCAGGCCGGTCCTGGGCGCGTCCTTCGGGTCGGCGCCTGGGATCGCCTGGTATTCAAACATCCCGATATTGGTCACGAAGATGCGGCGCTTGTCCGGAGACAGCGCGAGTTTGAAAGGCAGCCGGCCCACGCGCACCGAGGAGACTAGCTTGCGGCTGCGCGTATCAAAAACAGCGATGCGGAAGTTCGCCTGGTCGACGACATACAGCAGGTGCCTGTCGCCGTCATACGCGAGATCGCCGGAGTAGCTGTCCTTCCACGTTCCCTGATTCAGCGCCAAGACTTCCAGCGTTCTGCCGCTGGGCATGGCCAGCAATCGCACCTGACCGCTGCCCCCCTCGGAGACGTACATCTTGCGGTCTTCCGAGAACGCCAACCCCATGAAAACGCCGCGCCAATCCTTGTCGTCGTCTTCTTCCTTGTCTTCCTTGCGCTGAGCGTTGAACTGCTTGATCTGCCACGGCTCGGCCGAGACGTCCAGGATGCTGAGGGAGAACTTGCCGCGCCCGCCGTTGGCCGAAACGACGAGTTTTCCATCGGGACTGATAGCAATGCCATAGGCGCCCGGGCCCGTCATGAACTGCCGGCCCAGGGGCGCAATCATGCGGCCGCCTGGCAGAATGCTCTCCGCGCCGGGCCGTCGAGCCGCGGGCCGGATTCCGGCAGGCGTTCGATACTCCGCTGCCCCCGCCGTCAAGGTGGCCGCCACACTCAGAATCAGAAAACGCATCAGTGACTCTTCTGATAGCCTGTCAAAGCAAGGAGGCGTTGTGCAACGCCGAACGTTCATTCAAACCATGGGAGCCGCCGCCATGTTGCCAGCCGAAGGCAAAGTATCCGCGCCACATTACTACCTGCTCGAACAGTACTATCTCAAGAATGGCACGCAGGGGGCCCGTATTGCGGACTACCTGAAGAACGGTCCCATCGAGGCCTCGGCTCGCCTCGGTGTCCCCGGACCTCGCTTTGTTCTGGAGGCATTGATCGCCCCTCACATGCCGCAGGTCGCGTGCATCAGCGCCTACTCTTCGCTGGAAGAGATGCGCGATGTTCGCAAAAAACTGGCCGCCGACTCCAAACTGCAAGCCGCTCTGTCGCAATGGGAGGCCGGTGACGAAGCACCTTACGAGAACTACTCCGAAGTCCTGTTGGAGGCAGCCCCTTACGCGCCGCCGTTCGAAGCCGCAACGCCGGGCAAGCCGCGCGTCTTCGAACTGCGCCTCTACCACTCGCCCACTGAGAAACAGTTGAAAGCACTACACGAACGCTTCGCCGGTCCGGAGATCAAAATCTTCGACCGCAGCGGCATTCACCCCGTGCTCTACAGCTCGACTCTCATCGGTCCCAGTAAACCGAACCTGGTCTACTTGATCCCCTTCGACGATCTCGCCGCTCGCGAGAAAGCCTGGGCCACCTTTGGCGCCGATCCCGAATGGGTGAAGGTGCGCGCCGAGTCCATCGCCAAGTACGGGCAGATCTCCAGCGTCATGCAGATGTCGCTCTTCAAGGGTGCAGCTTATTCGCCCTTGCGCTGAAGCCGCCACAGCCGGTAGCCCGGCGTCTCGGCCTCCAGCCTGTATTCCTTCATGAGGTCCTTCAAAACGGCGCGGACGTCCAGCACCGCATTGTAGGGGCCCAGCCCGTCGGCGATCCACGTTGGACGAGGCGATCGCATCAACATATCGCGATTTGTCGATGCGACATTTGGAAAACTGACCTTCGCGGAGATCAAATGGCGGTCGGCGAGCACTCCGTCGAGCGGCTGCGAGTCCAGAAAACGCGTCCCTGCCGGCAGCCCGCTGAGTGGGAAAAGGTCCGGCCGGTAGCCCCAAACCAGCAGCGTATCGCCAGGCGCGGCCTTTGCTTTCAAAGTGTTGGCCGCTTCTACTGAGCTGTGATAGAGCAGCAGGTCACCCCATGGCTTGTCCTGCAAAAGGGTCACATAGCGTGGTCCGAACCGCACAACCGGCACAAGCAGCAGCATCGCGGCGAGAATCGCAAACCGCCGCGGCAAAACCGCAAATCCACGGGCGGCCAGCAGCACAAACACCGGCAAAAGGTGGAAGTAGTACCGTGGGAAAAACCGCAGTCCGAGAAACACCCCGGCCACCGAAACCAGAAGCCAGACCGCCCATCGCCAGTCCTCTTCCTTCCAGGCCGTGACGCAGGCGGCAACAACCAAGGCGATGTGGAAGCCAGCCCAATTCAGAGTTCTCCTAGCCCCTTCGAGCATCGGGTGGGGAATATTGGTGTCTCTCGAATAGACGGCGCCCCAGGCCCAAACCTGTTGCCAGAAATCGATCAGTGACCCGCGTAAACCCATCCAAGTCAACGAGATAAGGACAGGTGCCGCGAAGCCTGCCAGCAACTCGAGCCGTCGCGGCCAGCTCCATATCAGGCACACCAAGAGAATCAATAAGCCCTTTGCATTGAATAAGGTAGCGACGCCGGCGACGAGCCCCGCCCAGACTGGAAACCCACCGGCCGCCAGCGCAATAGCGCCCATGTGCAGTGGCACGGTGAGCAGATCGGGCGTGAGCGCCATCACGGCGGAAGCCGTGTCGAATGTGAGGAATACGGCCATCAGGACGGCTGCCCACAGCTCCGTCTTTTCACCCCAGAGCACCCGGGCCGCGCGCGAAGCGACCCAACAGGTGAAGATTGCGAAGACCGTCCCGGCCAGCCGAAGACCCCAGCCGATCTGCGCGCCCCACAGCGCGTAAATGCCGGCAAAGAAAGGTGGTTTATCAAACCAGATGTCGCGGTACAGCACCTTGCCACGAAGCAGCTCCGCGGCCGCGGCCGTGGGGTAAGCCTCCTCGACCCACAAAACATGCAGGTGGCAGAAGCGCGCGGCGGCCAGCAGTACGATGATTCCAATCCAGACCGAGCGCTTCAACATACGTTGATTGTGGCGCAACAGGTTGCCGGTTCGCTAATGCGGAGTTTCGGATACTATATTCGACAGATGACCAATTCCAGCCCTTCCCTCGACGAGCTGATGCAATCCGTATATGCGGAAATGAAGCGCCTGGCGGCTTCGCAAATGAATGGGGAACGGCGCGATCACACCCTGCAGCCGACTGCTTTGGTGCATGAAGTCTATCTGCGGCTGGCCGGGCAACAGCACCTGGATTGGAGGAACCGGGCACAGTTGCTGGGGCTGGCGGCGCAGATGATGCGGCGGATTCTGCTGGACCATGCGGCCAGCCACAGGGCGGCGAAGAGATGGGGCGGGCTGATCCGTGTACCCATTGAGGACGATCAATCGGCGGACTGTGGTCCGGAGGTGCAGATTCTCGATCTGGACCGCGCCTTGCGGCGTCTGGCGGAGATCGACCCGCAGCAGGCGCGTGTCGTCGAGCTTCGGTTCTTTGGCGGACTGACGGCGGAAGAGGCCGCGGAATCGATGGACATTTCGGTGGCCACGATTCACAGGGAATGGGCCACGGCGCGGCTCTGGCTGCTGCGCCACGTCAGCGAGGCACGGCGCCAATGAACGATGAGCGCTGGAGCCAGGTCAAGGACGTTCTCGGTGCCGTCCTGGAACTGCCACCGGCGCAGCGCGGAGAGTATCTCGACAACGTCTGCTGCGGCGATGAAGCACTGCGGGCGGAGGTGGAGGATTACCTGCGCTACGAGTCGCAGGCCGGCGAGCAACTGCCGGTGACCCGGTGGGCGGAGAACGAGGACGAGTTGGTTGCGGACGCTCCTGTGGTCCGGCTGGGACCATACCGGATTCTGCGCCAGTTGGGTG is a window from the uncultured Paludibaculum sp. genome containing:
- a CDS encoding ECF-type sigma factor, which codes for MTNSSPSLDELMQSVYAEMKRLAASQMNGERRDHTLQPTALVHEVYLRLAGQQHLDWRNRAQLLGLAAQMMRRILLDHAASHRAAKRWGGLIRVPIEDDQSADCGPEVQILDLDRALRRLAEIDPQQARVVELRFFGGLTAEEAAESMDISVATIHREWATARLWLLRHVSEARRQ
- the nusA gene encoding transcription termination factor NusA, whose translation is MASIYQSIEILSKEKGIDPQIVLDAVKDAMLVAARKQFKSTDDLVADLDEKTGNIIIYSVKVVADPVTDPGKEVSLAEARRYDKTAEVGAVIRFAKPTELLGRISAQTAKQVILQKVREAERENIFAEYSGRVGELVNCTVKRLEGPDLVVDLGKTEARLGKKEQSRLENFSVGERVRAVIRSVDKTGKNSGVIVSRAAPELVMRLFEQEVPEIYDGTVVIRGCAREAGERTKIAVLSRDRDVDCVGACVGMKGMRVQSIIRELRGEKIDIIEFSDDPVVFATHALSPAKISRVAIIDSVEKHMEVIVEDSQLSLAIGKKGQNVRLAAKLLGWRIDIKTEEEKRQEVEAHMAALSAGTPLSVLLDHNLPEPVLESLLVGGIGTVEKLGSMTPEELELIAGIDAQVVETIGASVNAFYTQLDAPAGEPQAEVTETAVENSAATEEPAVEDSAETELENASPAVDQPVADESDTMGNSGLPVEQ
- a CDS encoding NIPSNAP family protein; protein product: MQRRTFIQTMGAAAMLPAEGKVSAPHYYLLEQYYLKNGTQGARIADYLKNGPIEASARLGVPGPRFVLEALIAPHMPQVACISAYSSLEEMRDVRKKLAADSKLQAALSQWEAGDEAPYENYSEVLLEAAPYAPPFEAATPGKPRVFELRLYHSPTEKQLKALHERFAGPEIKIFDRSGIHPVLYSSTLIGPSKPNLVYLIPFDDLAAREKAWATFGADPEWVKVRAESIAKYGQISSVMQMSLFKGAAYSPLR
- the rimP gene encoding ribosome maturation factor RimP, whose product is MAGSREALIEKITEIANRAAQREGLEVWSLELLGSGQSRVLRIYIDKPEGVSHADCELISHKVGAILDEESIIPGDSYQLEVSSPGVERKLFRPEHFTRFAGKKARLSLREPVENQRRWDGVLSGYEDGCVVLETGVDKAIRVRMEQIEKANLKFEW